CGCGTGCGCATCGTAGACGTCGAGCGTCAGGCCGGCTTCCGCGAGACAGTCGCGTGCGCCTTCGATCCGCTCGTCGTTCACGCGCGCGGGCCCGAAGCCGAGATAGGCGATACGCGTGTGTCCGAGGTTCAGCAGATGACGCGCGAGCATGTACGTCGACAGCCGGTTGTCGATGCCGACGCTCGGAATCGGCAGGCCCGGGCTGCGCCGCAGCAGCACGAGCGGCTTGTGCAAATCGAGCATCCAGCCCGCTTCTTCGTCGGGCATTCGCGTGCTGACGATCAGCCCGTCGACGCGCTGCGCGAGCGCCTCGATCAGCGAGCGTTCGCGCGCCTGGTTTTCCTCGGTATCGACGAGCAGCAGCGTGTAGTCATGCTGCAGGGCGACGCGGTTCGCGCCTTTCACGACGTTCGTGAAGTGCGGGTTGCTGATGTCGAGGATGACGAGGCCGATCGTGCGCGTGCGGCCGGTGATCATCGAGCGCGCGAGCGGATTCGACCGATAGCCGAGCCGCTCGATCGCTTCCTTGAGCCGCGCCTCGACGCTCGGCGAAAAGCGCTGCGTGCCGTTCACATACTTCGACACCGTCGCG
The sequence above is a segment of the Burkholderia multivorans ATCC BAA-247 genome. Coding sequences within it:
- a CDS encoding LacI family DNA-binding transcriptional regulator produces the protein MANAVRPHPHFPERARRVLHAFFLPQSALSQENVTLRMKKVSPTIRDVAAEAGVSVATVSKYVNGTQRFSPSVEARLKEAIERLGYRSNPLARSMITGRTRTIGLVILDISNPHFTNVVKGANRVALQHDYTLLLVDTEENQARERSLIEALAQRVDGLIVSTRMPDEEAGWMLDLHKPLVLLRRSPGLPIPSVGIDNRLSTYMLARHLLNLGHTRIAYLGFGPARVNDERIEGARDCLAEAGLTLDVYDAHAPTAEAGERACSRVMLGPQRPQAVICYNDLIALGFMKEAASLGFRLPQDVSVTGVDNVPYGEYAAPALTTVDIQSENMGELAMQKLIDALAGRTDASYSTFEPRLIVRASTAPAA